AGAATGGCCTTGGTTCATCCAAATAcggttttcttcttgctctcctaCCCCTTTAACAAATTAATTCAGAAGACTACCATATTTGAGGCCCTTTTCAAAATACACCTTCCTACTtcaaaaatctctgaattcttATCTACccaacaaaaggagaaagactgAAATAGAAGGACTATAGTATTACAGAGACCCTGGCTGCTCTGGAGATTGCTTCATGGCTATTTCACTCCTCTGTTCATCTAGCTTTAGAGAAAAATGTAGGATTTCACAAAAAGAGGTGTCAACCAGAGATGCTAGAAAAGCCAAAACAGGTAGGAAAACATAAGTGTTATCTCCTAGCAACCTCCTCTCCTAGTTAAAAGCAGACAACCATTGTGCTTCTGATGCTTAAAGCATTTTGATTATACTCCATCATACCACTGATTAGTGGATTCAAATTTCTTATTTGCTGTCACTTCTTTTctcaaaagaatttttaaaggaatgtaCTTTTTAGTAATTGGTACCTAAGTTCACCTTAGCAGTTTCAATTTCTCTTTGCAACTTCCTTCTGCACGCTCTGTGGTTGATTTGAAGTCTTCTCATTCCGTGGGAGAGCTGATACATAACACACGTgccaaataaaaacacacttAAAAACTCCAGCCAACCACTTCCTGTCATGCTTAAAAAGCAGGAACTCTTCGTGCAGTCTGTTCTTATTTTAGGAAATGTTGCTTTGAAGTAAAATCTCCATACACAGTGTATGCTAAATGATAATCCTTAGTCTTTAGCCGGAATCAAACAAATACTGATGAAACTGTATCTGCTATTCCtataaatgaaacaaacaaaaaaacgtAATGAATACTAGAAACAGAGACGTGTCACCAAATAAGTTATCAGAACTCATATTCATATTATGTCCCCTCCCTTCCATGCACTAAGTATTGGCATAGGGTGGCAGcagaaaaaacaccaaaataaacagctgcaattcttatttcttcactGCCTGACATTGTTTGTAGTTGAAACCtattcttcttcttcctctgcgTTCATGTTCAAAACTCAAGGTCTTGAGGATTCAGCACAGAATCCCTGCATGGCAGATTTACCTGTCTTAGCTCTAGATTCAGAAACTTGGCAGAAAACAAGTATTTAACAATATAAAAGCCACTCAAGTGtcaagaaatgcaaacagcagaagagggAGGAGACGGAGCTCGCAATAAAAGGACGTACCTCCGTACCTTGCACAAAAAGTCACAGACATGGTGCACAATTCTGAAGCACGTCCAGATCCACTTTCCATATCTGTTTGCTGAACTTACATATGTGCATCCACCTGACCAGATCCACAGTTGTTTTACTTACGCTGCGTATAGCAACATTATTAGCTTAGGCTGATGATACACAACTGTGCACCTGCCAACGCCATCACCTCTCCATGGTAAGGTACTGTCATACTTCAATTATTATTATGTATCTTCACATTTGTGTGATGTTTTTCAATCAACCACGTGGCTAGGTTGAACCAATGACTGCTGTTCTTCAATCTGAACTCATCTAACCTCATTCAAAACGTAGCAATGATTTGTATTTCCTCTGTGAGGATCCCACTGTATCACTTTACTTACATGGAACAACACATGGCCTTTATCACTCGCATTGTTTTTCAGACTTACCACAGACATTGCTGCCTATCTTAACACGAACGTAGCCATCTATTCCCCATGTGCGGCCCCAAGAGTTCTGTACAATCCAGTAAGGGATGCTAcctggaaaatacattttcagcagCTGGAGACAATGTGATCATTAAGAGGTATAAAAATGCTAACATTCTATACAGTTAATTAGCATTTTAATATCTCATAGGATGCTGACTGGATGACATTATACAGAGAAGCCTCCTATTGTTCATAGAGAGGACTAACACTTCAGTGTAAGACTGGATATACCCTATGTTAGGGTAAGGACATAGATACCCATGTTCTTGTCTTTACAGGGACATCAAGTCTCACTAAACCAAAGGAACACGGAAAAGAAGAATTTCCTGGAATGAGACTGCACTTCCAGAATTGAGCTGACACCAGCTCAGTTCTCAAATTGTGGATTTTAATATCCTGCCTCACAGGAGGCAAGCTGCAaggatgagaaaacaaaacttagAAGTTCAGTTGATGTAAACATACCTGTTCTGTCAAAACCAGTGATAAGTACAGCATGATTTGCTTTTCCACTGGAGCAGTGATACTGTATGATCCCACCAAGATAATCCTGCCAGCTAACTGCATCTACTGTTACTGCCAAAGGTCCCCAGTCAACAAGTACTCTCATCATCTCCTCTTCCTGACCACTGTGGAAGCAGTGAGTGATAACACAGAGTTTAAAGTTGGCATAGTAAAGCAATTTGAGAGGCAGTAATCTACTGAAGTACAATTTAATAATCAAATAATTAAGCTTTTTCTTATGAGTTTTACACATCACATAACATACATCAGTACATACACATTTTATTCACTACAACAAGAGGCACACAAACTATGGATCAGGTGCCAGTCCAAAGATACAACGCTGTTAAAAAGCCTTGGTCAAGTGGGCAATACTAAGCACCATGTACATCTTATGCCCCACTCCTCTCAATTAGAAAACAATGTATATTGTTATTGCcccttcatttttcaaacattCAGATGAAATTAACCTCATAACCTTTGGCTGACTCCAGTTAGTGAACAGTATAGTGAAAgtacagcaaataaaaagaatcaaCAGCAGTTACCTGAAATCATATGCAGCAAATCCTGTTATTGAAACTCCAAAATCCGAGTGAGCGAAATAGTGGCACAGTCCTGTCTGAGCTTTAAAAGTGTACTCTGAATCTCTCACAAGTTTGACTTTGGTCTGCAAAGAGATTAATGAATGAATGTGTTTGATTCAGTCCAGTCAAAACTGGACGCTCAAATCCAAAGAATGAGCCTTGCATAAATGGCCTCTTCTACAGTGGTACTGTACAGCTATTGCTTCAGTTGATTTCAATGGTCAAAGAGTATGATTCTCATCCCTTGTGGGTTGATTTATTGCATTCACAAGCAACATATATAGATTGTAAAATTCAAATCAAGTTCAGTACTGCTTGAATTAACAATGCTAGGTTAAATAAATAACCAtatacacacaaacaaaaatcagatgATCCGTAAAGCACATATTCCCTCTTCCCCATCACTTCTTCCCctgtaaaaacaaaacgaaacaagcaaacaaaaacagtgcaaaaaaaagGGTTCAAAATTTATAGAAAGTTTCAAACCTGATTCAGCCAGCTCAAAGCAGTTATTGTGGAACCACCACTGCAACCATAATTACTGTACGAGCAATCGATAACCTGCTGCACGCTGAGTTCTTCCAGATTATTTCCTTTAATTGCATAGGCAGACTCTATACCACCCACAACACTGAAAGCCCAGCAGCCTCCACACTGGAAGaagataggaggaaaaaaaagtcagctttgcttttttaacaCCATATGGAAAACTGGAAGTATAAAGAGTTTTCCAACGACCTTCATTTACCACATCACTTTTTATCTTCACTTTTATGGCATTACAAATATGGCACTGTTTTTCATCCCTACTGTGCTACTCTGTGAAAactaaaaatgaattaaaggtGTCATATTTTAATGATTCCTTCATGACTCATTTTTGCTAACATTAAAACAGCCCTTTAAAACAGGCCTAGTGACACTTTCTAGTGCTAGatatgtattttcttaattacaGACTGAGACTCgggcagaaattatttttaaccaCGTTATTACGCTTTTGAAAAGGATGCACTTAAGGAGACAGCCTGTGGTTTTCTGTTGTCTGAagaattttatataaatatattagaTTACAACTTAAGCAGCAGTAAACCAAAATtaaatgggagagaaaaaaaatcttaattgaTATCACAGTTAGTTTTCTCAACTTTTTAAACCGTGGTGATTTaaacagagagcacagagctTATTCCTAGGTTACACTGCACAAAGGAAAGGTACTGGGAGTTCAAAAGCTGAGTGCTTCTTATCCTGTTAAGTGTACCAGATGATTATAGCCTATCTGGGATGTAACCAGTTGGGCTCTATTTTCCTGCCATGAAAGCACCTCCATGGAGGAGTTTGGTGGTAAAGGCATGGGTCTTGACTAGCCATGGGCACTCCAACAGATCTGTAACCAGGAGTACAGAGGACAAGAGGTCAAGTACTGAACACGCTTCAGTctccagaaaaaataaaaattaaaaaaataaatcacaaagcaCTCATGGTGCAAAATATCTGCAGACTTTACCCCCAAAATGTATTATACACAATTAACCACTGTACAATTAACAACTTTTACCTGCGATGCTTTATACCTAAGCCCACTCTTCATAGAAGGCTGTTATCAGTACACAGAGCTCAGAGTCTTGAGGCAGCGCTGATCCTTCCCTGTCCTTCACTGTGCTCTATGATGCACCTCCCAGAACTGTCTCTAACCTGTGCTTGAGAATCAGCAAAAGGAAATCACTGCCACTTACTGTCTGCTGATTTCTCACTTCTGCAATGACTTTCTTGTCCCTCCAGTCAAACTTCTTTGGCAAAggtttttcctttccctttggcACTTTTATGTATCTGGGGAGTTTGTGAGGTATACTTCTTAAGTAAATAGCTGAACATGGAACACAAACATTTATAAATCTGCttaaacaaatgacaaaaacaaataaacaacacaaACCCAACCCGTTTTACTAGAAACCATATTGGTAACTTTGATCTGTAGTTACAATCATGAAATGGCACAGGATTCTCAAATCCATAGCGCAGTCGTCACAGTCCAGAACTAATTTAAATATTCTTACAGtctcagaaagaacagaaatatgcCGTGTGGGAAACATGAAGATAATTTTGTACCTTTGAACTCTTCAGGAAAGAGgtgagaaaactgattttttccaTAGAAAGCAGATCCATTATCATTTGATGGTGAATTCAGTAATCTAATTCTTTTCACACTTTcctgaatgaaaacaaaattactgtgGCTGTTATTAAGTtagcagcagtgaaaaaaaaaacagcaactgtaAGAGCAGAAGGTTACCAACAGCAAACGTGACCATAGAATCAGAGAAccactgaagttggaaaagacttctaagatcactgagtccacCCACCAAGCCAgccccaccatgctcactaaccatTCCtgtcagtgccacatccaccaacacctcctgggatggtgactcccccacctctcttggcagcctgtgccattgccTCCCCACTCTTTATTAGAAGtagtttttcctcatatccacCCTGAACCTCCCTCCCTGGCACAATTTACAGCCAGAACCCCCTTGGTAACTTGCTGAGCTCACATTCAGCTCAGACTCACCCTGAGCTCTTATCAAGCCAGTCTGAAAGTGATTAGACTAATTTTAGCTTCAGGAAACACACAAAGTGCACAGATGGTATAAAATCAATATAAGACCAACAAAATAAGCTGACAACAAGTGGTGCCAAAATCATCTGACGCCCCTTGTCGGGCAGCACAACACGGAGACGCGTGAAAACATTTCATCCTTAGATAAGATTTAACCTCGCTTCGATTTATGTCGCAGAACTAACACAGCGTGTACGCAGCACAAGGAATACCCAAGGGGGAGCCGGCCACTGCCGTCATGCTGCCCTCTGGCGGCGGGAGCGGGGAAGGAAGGAACCCGCAGGCATAGCGGCGAGCggggcagcagtgcagcaaggagcgggcagcagtgcagcagggactgggcagcagcacagcagcgcagcagtgcagcagtgcagcagtgacCTACCCGCAGCGCCGCCGCTTCTTCCTCCCGTCCTCCTCCGTTCCACGGAGGACGCCCAATAGCGCCCGCGGGCACCGGGAACGCGGCGTGGGCCGCTCGCAGCAGGCAGCACGCCAACCCCAACACCAGCACCCCCATCATCACCGCGGGCCTCCCGGCCGCACCCCACACCCTGCCGGCTTCCTGCCCGCTCCGCCCCCGGCTGCCGAGTCATAGCGGGTGGGGTCTCAAGAGACACCCCCACGTCGGCACAGTTTGCGGCCGGCTGCTTGCAGGGAGAGGCGGGGTCGAGCTTCTCGTTTGCATGGCTGTGCAGGAGTAGGGCAGTGCAGCGTGCGGGCGCTGCAGCCGCTGGCGGCGAGGCAGGAAAGGGCgagggctgctggtggtggtggtgatggctgCAGAGTTTTAGGAGAGAGAGCGTAGTTGTTTCTTGGGATAGCAGAAACGCGGCTTGCAGCTCTTAGCATGTGAAGGGGCCAGTGAGGAGCAAGCAGGAGCGTGGCTGTATGGGCGTGATCCGTCGCTTCCCTCGCGTGCTGCTCCTGAGTCAACTCCgtctctgctctctgcatctTTTCCTCATTCAGGTGTGGGGAGCGCGTTCTGTCGTGTCTATTTCCTAGCTCTGAGGCAACGAGGTGCCCCGCTCCTGTTTCACGTACCCGAGTTTGCTCTCTTCTGGAAAATGtctttcaaacaaacaaaccaagaagTATCTTATTTTATGCTGGTAGCTCATGTTGGAGGAGGTGCCTGATGGCTCAGTCGGTGCTTGCCTGGTGTATCCCCCCGGTGTGGCTTTGCTATTAAAAAGCAATGGGAAACTTTCTCTGGAGTAAGATTGCGTTATCGGAATTACAATGTGCCAGaggaagtgaaaaacaaaacacacacacacaaaaaaaacaaaaaaacagtacttTATGATATACCAACAGCTCCTTCCAGTCTATCCTGCTGGTTAAGGAGCTCGTATTTGTGGCGTAGAACTGCTTTTGCTGTGAAACACATGAGGGCAGCAGAGGACTTTTGGAAAGGTAATATCAATCCGTGCggttccttaaaaaaaaaaaaaaaatagaaataagcaATCCTAAAGGTATCCGAAACAGGCTCACGTTAAAATATAGATTTATAGCATATCGACAGGCAGGCAGCCCCTGCTCTGTTCTGAATTACTCTGGTATAAATCTAGTCCAGCTTcataaagataaaagaaaatatagagGTCACCCCAGGCAAATGAtctgtgtgattttattttattttatattttttattttatattttttattttatattttttattttatattttttattttatattttttattttatattttttattttatattttttattttttattttttattttttattttttattttttattttatttttatttttttgactttgtaagattttttttttcccccaggaatTCTATTGAATATTCTATTGGTAgatgc
The Lagopus muta isolate bLagMut1 chromosome 4, bLagMut1 primary, whole genome shotgun sequence genome window above contains:
- the CTSO gene encoding cathepsin O: MMGVLVLGLACCLLRAAHAAFPVPAGAIGRPPWNGGGREEEAAALRESVKRIRLLNSPSNDNGSAFYGKNQFSHLFPEEFKAIYLRSIPHKLPRYIKVPKGKEKPLPKKFDWRDKKVIAEVRNQQTCGGCWAFSVVGGIESAYAIKGNNLEELSVQQVIDCSYSNYGCSGGSTITALSWLNQTKVKLVRDSEYTFKAQTGLCHYFAHSDFGVSITGFAAYDFSGQEEEMMRVLVDWGPLAVTVDAVSWQDYLGGIIQYHCSSGKANHAVLITGFDRTGSIPYWIVQNSWGRTWGIDGYVRVKIGSNVCGIADTVSSVFV